One genomic window of Nicotiana sylvestris chromosome 10, ASM39365v2, whole genome shotgun sequence includes the following:
- the LOC138880073 gene encoding uncharacterized mitochondrial protein AtMg00810-like, whose amino-acid sequence MKELREVKYFLGIEFARANEGILMTQRKYALEMISDAGLAGSKPKETPMDQNLKLTSNEVDTCTDTSKGDELLEDKGSYQRLIGKLLYLTITRPDISYAVQSLSQFMHAPKKSHYECHDPKSTKGRDGAEHNCQASQHQITSNFSF is encoded by the coding sequence ATGAAAGAACTTAGAGAAGTCAAATACTTCTTAGGCATAGAATTTGCTAGAGCAAATGAGGGAATTCTTATGACTCAAAGAAAATATGCCTTAGAGATGATTTCTGATGCAGGCTTGGCAGGTTCTAAGCCCAAAGAGACACCAATGGATCAGAACTTGAAGCTGACAAGCAATGAGGTTGACACTTGCACAGACACAAGTAAGGGAGATGAATTGCTGGAAGACAAAGGGAGCTATCAAAGGCTCATAGGAAAGCTTTTGTATCTTACAATAACAAGGCCAGATATCTCATATGCAGTGCAGTCACTAAGTCAATTTATGCATGCACCTAAGAAGTCTCACTatgaatgtcacgacccaaaatccactaagggtcgcgATGGCGCCGAACAcaactgtcaggcaagccaacaccaaataactagtaatttctcgttttaa